Below is a window of Candidatus Eisenbacteria bacterium DNA.
AGGCGTGTGGGCCTCCCCCAGGGACTGGATGACGCGAAGGGCATCGATGCTGTCGGAGCTGCTCGGGTCGTCCGCGACGGCCTGCTGCCAGTCCACCTGCTTGCCGTCGGCGATCGCCTCGGCCAGGCGCAACAGGCGTTCTTCCCGATCTTCTGTGACCACGTGCGCCTCGACGGACGATGCCCGGCGGAGATCCGGCCGCGGTAGGTCCGCGGCGCCCTCCCGGAGCCACTACACTCCTAAACGAGTGGAGCGGCGTGACCCGCACTCCCGAAGCTCAACCCCCCGGGAGACGGAGCGTGTCCCCGAGGAGTCCGGCCTCGGGTCAGTCCTTGCGCAAGATGGCGATCTGCCCGGCGTGATAGAGCTCGTGGTGGGCGGCCCCATACACCAGGCGGGACAGCTCGGGGCGGTTCTCCGCGGCCCGGACGTCCAGGGCGTCCGGCGTCAAGCCGCGGATGGCCGCATTGAGCTCTTCGTGCGTCGCGACCATGGCGGCCACGTCGCGAGTCCACGAGGCTTCGTCGGATTCCAGGACGGGCGGCCAGTCCTGCTCCGGTGTCGGATCGAAGATCTCTCCCTCGATGCGCCGGATCACGACACGGTCCCAGACCTCGATGTGTCGGACGATCTCCCAGATCGTGTGCGCTCCGGGGACGGCCCGGCGACTCGCCGTCTCCGCCCTCACACCGTCGAGGACCTGCAGGACGCTCGGGCCGTGCCACGACGGGCCGCGCAGCGCGCGCCGGTGCTCGTCCGCCAGCCGCTCGATCTCCCGCTCGCGCCCTTTTCCGGAGGATGACATGCGCGTATTCTAGTGGCTCCCTCGCCGGCGCGTCCATCGCGCCCACGTGCACCTTCCACGGAGGATCGATGCGCTTCGTCGCGGTGGTCCCGATGGTTCTCGTCCTTGCCGCGGCTCCGGCCTGCGCGCAGCACCACCACGATTCCAAGCCGCGCCCCGGCGCCCCGCCCCTCTTCCAGGGCCTCGGTCCCGTGCGCCATCCGGTCACGACGAAGAGCGCCG
It encodes the following:
- a CDS encoding DinB family protein — its product is MSSSGKGREREIERLADEHRRALRGPSWHGPSVLQVLDGVRAETASRRAVPGAHTIWEIVRHIEVWDRVVIRRIEGEIFDPTPEQDWPPVLESDEASWTRDVAAMVATHEELNAAIRGLTPDALDVRAAENRPELSRLVYGAAHHELYHAGQIAILRKD